A window of the Palaeococcus ferrophilus DSM 13482 genome harbors these coding sequences:
- a CDS encoding CoA-binding protein codes for MNWKTLDGMFSPESVAVIGASNVPGKVGNAIMRSITLRFDGKVYPVNVKGGEIEVNGKKFPVYKSLKEIPDKIDVAVIVVPARFVPDVIDECGEKGVKAAVVISAGFKEAGRVELEEELVKRAKKWGIRLVGPNCLGVTNLENG; via the coding sequence ATGAACTGGAAAACACTGGATGGTATGTTCTCTCCGGAGAGCGTCGCTGTCATAGGTGCCTCAAACGTGCCCGGGAAGGTAGGAAACGCCATAATGCGCTCGATAACCCTTCGCTTCGATGGGAAAGTTTACCCGGTTAACGTGAAGGGCGGTGAGATTGAGGTCAACGGAAAGAAGTTCCCCGTTTACAAGAGCCTCAAGGAGATACCTGATAAAATCGATGTCGCAGTCATAGTGGTTCCGGCCAGATTCGTTCCTGATGTGATTGACGAGTGCGGTGAGAAGGGAGTTAAGGCCGCCGTTGTTATTTCTGCCGGCTTTAAGGAGGCCGGAAGGGTTGAGCTCGAGGAAGAGCTCGTTAAGAGGGCTAAAAAGTGGGGTATAAGACTCGTCGGCCCGAACTGTCTCGGCGTTACGAACCTTGAGAACGGT
- the glyS gene encoding glycine--tRNA ligase — MRRRGFAWGSFEIYGGSAGFYDYGPLGATIKRKIEQKIREAFQREGFFELETPTITPEEVFIASGHVEKFVDPLVECRKCGTRFRADHLVEEALGIDTEGMSAEHLTELIREKGIKCPECGGELGDVWYFNLMFETFIGPYKDKKGYLRPETAQGLFINFKRLNHFARNQLPFGVFQIGKAYRNEISPRQGMIRLREFTQAEAEIFFNPNETEHPHFEEVKDEKLRLYPIEHQLKDLGVIELTAEEAVKKGYVMNTFFAYYMVMVKRALLDMGIPWEAVRFRQQLPEERAHYSSDTWDVEIRSERFGWVECVGIAYRGDYDLSRHIKKSGEDLTVLIHYDEPKVVRHLKVSLNMKRVGPKLKGDAKRINDLIAGFNEEKKRELGALLEKEGKVTLEGYELEKDDFIIREVEEKITGEKIVPHVLEPSFGIDRPFYLLLENSLVIEEDRTYLKIKKDMAPIEVAVLPLVAKEPLKSIAYDVFRTLQKEGFIVVYDEKDTVGRRYMRYDEIGTPYCVTVDNQTPEDGTVTIRDRDTREQVRVKIEELPGKLRELIFGG; from the coding sequence ATGAGAAGGAGAGGTTTTGCATGGGGCAGCTTTGAAATCTACGGTGGAAGCGCCGGCTTTTATGATTACGGTCCCCTCGGGGCCACGATAAAGCGCAAAATAGAGCAGAAAATAAGGGAGGCATTCCAGAGGGAGGGCTTCTTCGAGCTTGAGACGCCCACCATAACGCCCGAGGAGGTGTTCATAGCCAGCGGGCACGTCGAGAAGTTCGTGGATCCGCTCGTGGAGTGCCGGAAGTGCGGGACGCGCTTCAGGGCCGACCACCTCGTTGAGGAGGCCCTTGGGATCGATACCGAAGGCATGAGCGCCGAGCACCTCACGGAGCTCATAAGGGAGAAGGGCATAAAGTGCCCGGAGTGCGGCGGAGAGCTGGGTGATGTGTGGTACTTCAACCTGATGTTTGAGACGTTTATCGGCCCCTACAAGGACAAGAAGGGCTATTTGAGGCCTGAGACGGCCCAGGGCCTCTTCATAAACTTCAAGCGCCTCAACCACTTCGCCAGAAACCAGCTCCCCTTTGGGGTCTTCCAGATTGGCAAAGCCTACCGCAACGAGATTTCCCCCAGACAGGGGATGATACGCCTCAGAGAGTTCACGCAGGCTGAGGCTGAGATATTCTTCAATCCCAACGAGACGGAACACCCGCACTTTGAGGAGGTTAAGGACGAAAAGCTGAGGCTCTACCCGATAGAGCACCAGCTCAAGGATTTGGGCGTAATCGAGCTCACCGCGGAGGAGGCGGTTAAGAAGGGCTACGTTATGAACACCTTCTTCGCCTACTACATGGTCATGGTGAAGAGGGCCCTTCTGGACATGGGCATCCCGTGGGAGGCCGTAAGGTTCCGTCAGCAGCTGCCTGAGGAGAGGGCCCACTACTCGAGCGACACGTGGGACGTGGAGATAAGAAGCGAGCGCTTCGGCTGGGTGGAGTGCGTTGGAATAGCCTACCGCGGCGACTACGATTTGAGCAGGCACATAAAGAAGAGCGGCGAGGATTTAACCGTTCTCATCCACTACGACGAGCCGAAGGTTGTGAGGCACCTCAAAGTGAGCCTCAACATGAAGCGCGTCGGACCGAAGCTGAAAGGCGATGCGAAGAGGATAAACGATCTCATAGCCGGTTTCAACGAGGAGAAGAAGCGCGAGCTGGGTGCGCTTCTCGAAAAGGAGGGAAAGGTCACCCTCGAGGGCTACGAGCTTGAAAAGGACGACTTCATAATCAGGGAGGTCGAGGAGAAGATAACCGGCGAGAAGATAGTGCCGCACGTCCTTGAGCCGAGCTTTGGTATAGACAGGCCCTTCTACCTGCTCCTCGAGAACAGCCTCGTCATCGAGGAGGACAGGACGTACCTGAAGATCAAGAAGGACATGGCCCCCATCGAGGTGGCGGTGCTCCCGCTCGTCGCCAAGGAGCCGCTCAAGAGCATTGCCTACGACGTCTTCAGGACGCTCCAGAAGGAGGGCTTCATAGTCGTCTACGATGAGAAGGACACCGTCGGAAGGAGGTACATGCGCTACGACGAGATAGGAACGCCCTACTGCGTAACCGTGGACAACCAGACGCCCGAGGACGGCACGGTAACCATAAGGGACCGTGACACGAGGGAGCAGGTCAGAGTGAAGATCGAAGAACTCCCGGGGAAGCTGAGGGAGCTTATTTTTGGAGGTTAG
- a CDS encoding HepT-like ribonuclease domain-containing protein has translation MSKRDPCLFLTDILEAIERIEEYIEGYDFETFVNDRKTVDAVLRNLEIIGEAAKNVPEYIREKYLSIPWRRVVGLRNVVVHHYFGVDLSIVWVIVSSQLGELKEEVEKIIQEEC, from the coding sequence ATGTCTAAGCGCGACCCATGTCTCTTCCTAACCGATATCCTGGAGGCCATCGAAAGAATTGAAGAATACATCGAGGGGTATGACTTTGAAACCTTCGTAAATGACAGAAAAACCGTTGACGCAGTTCTAAGAAACCTTGAAATAATCGGAGAAGCTGCGAAAAACGTGCCAGAGTATATCCGGGAGAAATATTTGTCCATTCCCTGGAGAAGGGTTGTGGGCCTGAGAAACGTCGTTGTTCATCACTATTTCGGCGTTGATCTCTCGATTGTATGGGTTATCGTTAGCTCCCAACTTGGAGAGCTAAAAGAAGAGGTGGAAAAGATAATCCAGGAGGAGTGCTAA
- a CDS encoding nucleotidyltransferase family protein, protein MMKRKLEDIKRTLEEHKHELHSRFGVSTIAIFGSYARGEEGELSDLDILVEFERPIGWEIVDLKDYLESLLGVEVDLITKNAAMSRKKFWEHIKGELVYV, encoded by the coding sequence ATGATGAAGCGGAAATTAGAAGACATCAAGAGGACTTTGGAGGAACACAAACATGAGCTCCATTCGCGCTTTGGGGTTAGCACTATAGCTATATTCGGCTCCTACGCGCGGGGCGAGGAGGGCGAGCTCAGCGACCTTGACATCCTCGTTGAATTTGAGAGGCCGATAGGCTGGGAGATAGTGGACTTAAAGGACTACCTCGAGTCCCTGCTGGGAGTGGAGGTTGATCTCATAACAAAGAACGCCGCAATGAGCCGGAAGAAGTTCTGGGAGCATATAAAAGGGGAGTTGGTGTATGTCTAA